The DNA window AGTACAGGATTTCCGAGACAGATCTCAGAAAACTGAATCCTGATCTTGATTCCCATATGAAGATTGGAGACGAACTTACCCTGCCTATAGAAAGCATCAGGAAGTATGGTAATATCCAACAGCAGTCAACTCCGGTACAAAAAGCGGAACCAGCTATAGAACCGGCAGCAGCTTCTGCTGACGGAGAAAACTATACCATCCAGGCCAAAGATAATTACTACAGGATATCCAAGCAGTTCAATACTACGAAGCAGGAATTGTTTGCTCTGAATCCCGGACTGGAAGAAAAAGGTCTGAAGCCGGGTGAAACCATAAAAGTAAGGAAAAATACAGCTGCAGAATCCTCTGAGGTTGCCGCCAAGGTAAAAATAGATCAGGACGACAGCAAGTCTTCTGTGGTGGAATCATCATCAGAAACTGCTGCTGCAGACGATTACGTTACTTATACAGTTCAGCATGGAGATACGGTGTTTTCCATTGTGAATAAATTCGGGATTACAATTGATGAGCTGATTGCATTAAATCCGGAATTATCCGGCGGCCTTAAATCCGGCATGGTTTTGAAAATCCGGAAAATGGATCCCGCTTATGTCAAGAAAAATGGTGATGCCCTGAGTGTAGTCCTCATGCTTCCTTTCGGATACAGCACCAATGAAACCCAATACAGGGGGATGGCGACAGATTTCCTGACTGGTGCTAAGCTGGCGATTGAAAGAAATGCGGCCAGCGGCCAGAAACTGGATATCAAAATAGTGGATTCCGGAAACGAAGCATCATTTAAAAGTTCGATGACCCAGATCAACCCTAATAATACAGACCTTATTGTAGGGCCATTCTTCAAATCCAATGTCATTGATGTCCTGGACTTTATTAAAAATCAGAAAATTCCTGTAGTAGCTCCGTTTGCAAACTCTCCGGAACTGTACAATTACAGCAATCTGATCATTGTGGAAACCAATGACAAGACGTATGCCGATAAGATTGTTGATGAAGTAAAGACAGCATATGCCAACCAGAAAATCTATATAGTGGCTGATGCTAAGAAAGAGAATGCCAGTTATATTAAAGCAGGTATTGAAAAAGCAGTGAAAAGCGCTAATGTCATTATTGTGAATTCTCCGGCAGATATCCAGCTGGACCAGAATATGATGACAGGACAATCTGCGCCGGTAATTGCCATATTAGCCAATGATAGTGATGCTGCAGGAGAAGCATTTTCTAACAGGGTCATTGCCCTTTCAAAAGACGTTCAGGGCGTAAAAGCATTCAGCATGTATTACCATCCGAGCTTCGAAAGAAAAGTGGACGACCTCAGCCAGGCTCACCTGGTGTATCTGATGGACAGGAAAATCAATACGGAAGGAAGCTTTGAAAAAGAAATTCTCGCAGCCTATAAAGCCAAATACTGCAAGACACCTCCTAAATATGCCATCATCGGGTTTGATGTGATGAATGATATGCTGACCAGGGAAAACCGTAAAGGGGAGATTTTCCGTCAGATGAATAAAGTTCAGACCCAACTGGCCACA is part of the Chryseobacterium camelliae genome and encodes:
- a CDS encoding amino acid ABC transporter substrate-binding protein, with amino-acid sequence MIKRFFILSGLCMALGLSAQKSHTVVKGDTPYSIARRYGISVDELLKLNPKHKDGKLAIGDILTVKTDTHAAADKNKPARGAELGKITLQPKQTIYGITKQYRISETDLRKLNPDLDSHMKIGDELTLPIESIRKYGNIQQQSTPVQKAEPAIEPAAASADGENYTIQAKDNYYRISKQFNTTKQELFALNPGLEEKGLKPGETIKVRKNTAAESSEVAAKVKIDQDDSKSSVVESSSETAAADDYVTYTVQHGDTVFSIVNKFGITIDELIALNPELSGGLKSGMVLKIRKMDPAYVKKNGDALSVVLMLPFGYSTNETQYRGMATDFLTGAKLAIERNAASGQKLDIKIVDSGNEASFKSSMTQINPNNTDLIVGPFFKSNVIDVLDFIKNQKIPVVAPFANSPELYNYSNLIIVETNDKTYADKIVDEVKTAYANQKIYIVADAKKENASYIKAGIEKAVKSANVIIVNSPADIQLDQNMMTGQSAPVIAILANDSDAAGEAFSNRVIALSKDVQGVKAFSMYYHPSFERKVDDLSQAHLVYLMDRKINTEGSFEKEILAAYKAKYCKTPPKYAIIGFDVMNDMLTRENRKGEIFRQMNKVQTQLATKFEFVKSKANGAYVNTGYRVIRLMP